Genomic window (Deinococcus humi):
CTTGATCAGCCGATCATAGATCTTGTCCTGCCGTTGCTCCTCCAGAGAGAGGCACAGCAGCACATCACTGGAGTTCATGGCGTCCAGTTTCCGTCATCGCTTTTCTGTGAAAGTGTGCAGGTGGTAAAGCAACAATTTGAACAGTTACTGTTCAGATTCTCTGCCTGACGAATCGTCAATGCGCTGAGCATGGAGACCACGCGCTTAGGTTGGGCCGCCGCCCCCGCTTTGGTGATTCCAGTTGTCCGAGACGGCTCAACACTAGAACCAATCCGCATTCTTTTGAATGATGCGGAAGTAATTGCCTTCAGGATCTCTCAGCATCACGTAATCGGCTTCCGGTTCATAGCGCCAATCTGCTCGCGTAGCCCCGAGTGACAGCAGTCGTGCCACTTCTGCCGACTGATTCTCAGCATAAAGATCCATGTGATGGCGTCGAGCAGCTGGGCTGGTGACCAGCTTGAGGGCCAGTTGAACACCAGCACCCTCGCGCGGAATCAACACCACCCAGTCCTCCTCTGGTTCTTCGCGGGGTACGTAATCCAGTGCGACGGTCCAGAACGTCATGCTCTTTTCCAGATCACCCACGCCCCAGACGATGGAGCTAATGTTCAGCATGGGGAGATGCTAGCGATTCACCAGGCTGATCCACATCCATTTGAGAACGAAGCAACGCGATACCGTAGCCCTGACAGGAATAAGGCTAAAGAGCAAACAGAAGTTTTGTCTGGGTAAAATTCGGCCTAAACCCCAGAACTAACAGGTCTTCACCCCTGGGCCAGTCAATCCGCTGACCTCTCTTTCACCAGGACTTCGGTGCTCTGAAGCTCTGAGCGGCCCACGCCCTGTCCAACGCTGCCTCCACTGCTTCTCCCTCAGCCAATCGATAAAAGCGTCCTCCGTTCTCAGCCCTTCTCGTGATCACCAGCCCGTCGATACTAAGTTTGTCCAACGTTTGTCGGACGTATGACATGCTGGGTAGATGGCCACGTTTAGTGAGTCGATCATAGATTTCGCTCTGTCATTGCTCATCCAAAGAGAGGCAAAGAAGGATGTCACTTGATCTCATGGTGTTCAGTCTTCTACAGCAATGTCCCTTAAAAGTGTGCGAGGAGTAAAGCCAGAATCTTGCCCACTTAACATTTGCACGCCCATGCTAAAAGCTTCTAGGGCGAAAATTTATTCGCGACTTATTTACTTATTTTTTCTAACAAATTAGAGAGGAGATTTTAAGAAGCAACAGGAACAAGATCTTAGGAAGAAATTCACATAAATTCAATTGAGATTTGTGGACTTTCAAGAGATCTTGTCTATGTATTTTTTAGCAGCGGCCATAATAAGATTTTCGTCCTGGATTCCTATATACGAAATCCTATCTAT
Coding sequences:
- a CDS encoding VOC family protein, producing the protein MLNISSIVWGVGDLEKSMTFWTVALDYVPREEPEEDWVVLIPREGAGVQLALKLVTSPAARRHHMDLYAENQSAEVARLLSLGATRADWRYEPEADYVMLRDPEGNYFRIIQKNADWF